The following are encoded together in the Drosophila sechellia strain sech25 chromosome 3R, ASM438219v1, whole genome shotgun sequence genome:
- the LOC6620070 gene encoding protein takeout: protein MHFLAYVIITIQLFGGLHGQKLPAKVKKCHYGDGKCLVESANALLKDFPKGIPEIDLKPFNVLPVRDWVLVNDSQVGGAWYYFNLINQINYGFENTTITEIRGFDKDPTTTKIEIHGKIPRLVYKGDYVAKGRMLWFVDIHSQGTSESDFLNFQFVLTLKVRVEYRNNKRYLKIYELVPNIRLDRWIMWLDNFFPHNEDLTIAVNNLFNRNWVEFWNELEPGILRLFETVFLSLFEDLFEKVPYDNLFLADEDSK from the exons ATGCATTTCCTGGCCTACGTGATTATAACGATTCAGTTGTTCGGTGGACTGCATGGCCAGAAGTTGC CTGCCAAGGTGAAAAAATGTCACTACGGTGACGGAAAGTGCCTGGTGGAGTCGGCAAATGCACTTCTGAAAGATTTTCCAAAAGGCATTCCCGAGATCGATCTGAAACCCTTCAATGTGCTGCCCGTGAGGGATTGGGTGCTGGTCAACGATTCACAGGTGGGCGGTGCCTGGTACTACTTCAATCTGATCAATCAGATCAACTACGGCTTCGAGAACACCACGATCACGGAGATCAGGGGATTCGACAAGGATCCCACCACTACCAAGATCGAAATTCACGGCAAGATTCCCCGACTGGTTTACAAGGGCGACTATGTGGCCAAGGGTCGGATGCTCTGGTTCGTCGATATCCACTCTCAGGGAACGTCGGAGTCGGATTTCCTCAATTTTCAATTCGTTCTTACGCTGAAAGTGCGCGTCGAGTACAGAAACAACAAGAGATATTTGAAGATCTACGAGCTAGTTCCTAATATAAGGCTGGACCG CTGGATAATGTGGCTAGACAACTTCTTTCCCCACAATGAAGACCTGACCATTGCAGTTAACAATCTGTTCAACCGGAATTGGGTGGAGTTCTGGAACGAACTGGAGCCGGGTATTCTGCGTTTGTTCGAAACCGTCTTTTTAAGTCTATTTGAGGATTTATTCGAAAAAGTACCATACGATAATCTGTTCCTAGCCGATGAAGACTCAAAATAA
- the LOC6620071 gene encoding uncharacterized protein LOC6620071 isoform X1: protein MRDTIIVLVLLQIIGSLQGQILPKEIKKCHFGDSKCIVNSMNAIIKKYPKGIPAIGLKPIDVVDIKDSKFWNDAMVGAFWLNFDLFNQVNYGFENTTITKVSGFDENPTSSLIEIHGRIPSLIHKGDYFSMGRVWIVRMNSTGESLSDFQNFRFVLKLKVIMEYRNNKRYLKIYELTPFVTMDRWVFWLDNFFESNTDMTIAINQVFNLHWVEFWNELEPTNLKIFAGVFRSVFEDIFKKVSYDDMFLPISKEFEVND, encoded by the exons ATGAGAGATACAATAATCGTGCTGGTGCTCCTGCAGATCATCGGATCGTTGCAGGGCCAAATTCTGC CAAAGGAAATTAAGAAGTGTCATTTTGGAGATTCTAAGTGCATCGTTAATTCCATGAATGCCATAATAAAGAAATATCCCAAAGGCATACCGGCGATCGGATTGAAGCCCATTGATGTGGTGGACATTAAGGACTCAAAGTTCTGGAATGATGCAATGGTGGGCGCCTTCTGGTTGAACTTCGATCTGTTCAATCAAGTGAACTACGGCTTCGAGAACACGACGATCACAAAGGTGAGTGGGTTCGATGAGAATCCCACATCCAGCTTGATTGAAATACACGGCCGGATACCCAGTCTCATCCACAAGGGCGACTACTTCAGTATGGGAAGGGTGTGGATTGTACGGATGAATTCCACGGGGGAATCCCTTTCGGACTTTCAAAACTTTCGCTTTGTTCTCAAGCTGAAGGTCATAATGGAGTATCGCAATAATAAGCGCTACTTGAAGATATACGAGCTAACCCCCTTCGTGACCATGGACCG ATGGGTATTCTGGCTAGACAACTTTTTCGAATCCAACACGGATATGACGATAGCCATTAATCAGGTGTTCAATCTGCACTGGGTTGAGTTTTGGAACGAGCTGGAGCCCACAAACCTGAAAATATTCGCCGGTGTGTTTCGCTCCGTTTTCGAGGATATTTTCAAAAAGGTCTCATACGATGACATGTTCTTGCCGATTTCCAAAGAGTTCGAAGTAAACGATTAA
- the LOC6620071 gene encoding uncharacterized protein LOC6620071 isoform X2 produces MRDTIIVLVLLQIIGSLQGQILPKEIKKCHFGDSKCIVNSMNAIIKKYPKGIPAIGLKPIDVVDIKDSKFWNDAMVGAFWLNFDLFNQVNYGFENTTITKVSGFDENPTSSLIEIHGRIPSLIHKGDYFSMGRVWIVRMNSTGESLSDFQNFRFVLKLKVIMEYRNNKRYLKIYELTPFVTMDRQLFRIQHGYDDSH; encoded by the exons ATGAGAGATACAATAATCGTGCTGGTGCTCCTGCAGATCATCGGATCGTTGCAGGGCCAAATTCTGC CAAAGGAAATTAAGAAGTGTCATTTTGGAGATTCTAAGTGCATCGTTAATTCCATGAATGCCATAATAAAGAAATATCCCAAAGGCATACCGGCGATCGGATTGAAGCCCATTGATGTGGTGGACATTAAGGACTCAAAGTTCTGGAATGATGCAATGGTGGGCGCCTTCTGGTTGAACTTCGATCTGTTCAATCAAGTGAACTACGGCTTCGAGAACACGACGATCACAAAGGTGAGTGGGTTCGATGAGAATCCCACATCCAGCTTGATTGAAATACACGGCCGGATACCCAGTCTCATCCACAAGGGCGACTACTTCAGTATGGGAAGGGTGTGGATTGTACGGATGAATTCCACGGGGGAATCCCTTTCGGACTTTCAAAACTTTCGCTTTGTTCTCAAGCTGAAGGTCATAATGGAGTATCGCAATAATAAGCGCTACTTGAAGATATACGAGCTAACCCCCTTCGTGACCATGGACCG ACAACTTTTTCGAATCCAACACGGATATGACGATAGCCATTAA
- the LOC6620071 gene encoding uncharacterized protein LOC6620071 isoform X3, with product MNAIIKKYPKGIPAIGLKPIDVVDIKDSKFWNDAMVGAFWLNFDLFNQVNYGFENTTITKVSGFDENPTSSLIEIHGRIPSLIHKGDYFSMGRVWIVRMNSTGESLSDFQNFRFVLKLKVIMEYRNNKRYLKIYELTPFVTMDRQLFRIQHGYDDSH from the exons ATGAATGCCATAATAAAGAAATATCCCAAAGGCATACCGGCGATCGGATTGAAGCCCATTGATGTGGTGGACATTAAGGACTCAAAGTTCTGGAATGATGCAATGGTGGGCGCCTTCTGGTTGAACTTCGATCTGTTCAATCAAGTGAACTACGGCTTCGAGAACACGACGATCACAAAGGTGAGTGGGTTCGATGAGAATCCCACATCCAGCTTGATTGAAATACACGGCCGGATACCCAGTCTCATCCACAAGGGCGACTACTTCAGTATGGGAAGGGTGTGGATTGTACGGATGAATTCCACGGGGGAATCCCTTTCGGACTTTCAAAACTTTCGCTTTGTTCTCAAGCTGAAGGTCATAATGGAGTATCGCAATAATAAGCGCTACTTGAAGATATACGAGCTAACCCCCTTCGTGACCATGGACCG ACAACTTTTTCGAATCCAACACGGATATGACGATAGCCATTAA
- the LOC6620072 gene encoding protein takeout isoform X1 — protein sequence MDKLISLTFLCWCIPVMISGASLPEDVEKCHFGDSTCLVRSINALIKHYPKGIPEIGLPPLDAYNFPDSVIMESPNRGPIWMDFRMRDNVNKGFNNATITHVEGFLYEPNQKQIVLKVRLPRLLHEATYEMSGRVLLFFFNTTGTLTSDFQNFRITLTIKALVEYRNDKRYLKIYNLVPSLDLDRWIIWLDGLYKENTDVTVFMNKLVNDNWVEFWNDLQPGLVKAFTDAFTVLLNRVFDNVAYDDMFLPYVDIRMGS from the exons ATGGACAAGTTGATTTCACTGACTTTCCTGTGTTGGTGTATCCCAGTTATGATCTCGGGAGCAAGCTTAC CCGAAGATGTTGAGAAGTGCCATTTCGGGGACTCAACCTGCCTGGTCAGAAGTATCAATGCATTGATTAAGCACTACCCCAAGGGCATTCCAGAGATAGGACTTCCGCCGCTGGACGCCTACAACTTTCCCGATTCCGTCATTATGGAATCACCCAATCGCGGTCCTATCTGGATGGACTTCCGCATGCGAGACAACGTGAACAAAGGTTTCAATAATGCCACAATCACCCATGTCGAGGGTTTCCTGTACGAGCCCAATCAGAAGCAAATTGTGCTGAAGGTCCGTTTGCCACGACTTCTGCATGAGGCCACTTACGAAATGAGTGGCAGGGTTTTGCTCTTTTTCTTTAACACCACTGGAACGTTGACATCCGACTTTCAGAACTTCAGGATTACCTTGACCATCAAGGCGTTGGTGGAGTACAGGAATGACAAGCGCTATCTGAAGATTTACAATCTGGTGCCAAGTCTCGACTTGGATCG ATGGATCATATGGTTGGATGGGCTGTACAAGGAGAACACGGATGTGACTGTTTTCATGAATAAGCTGGTCAACGATAACTGGGTGGAGTTCTGGAATGATTTGCAGCCCGGCCTAGTCAAAGCCTTCACCGATGCCTTCACTGTCCTGCTCAACAGGGTTTTCGATAACGTAGCCTACGATGATATGTTTCTTCCTTATGTAGACATTCGGATGGGATCATAG
- the LOC6620072 gene encoding protein takeout isoform X2, whose protein sequence is MDKLISLTFLCWCIPVMISGASLPEDVEKCHFGDSTCLVRSINALIKHYPKGIPEIGLPPLDAYNFPDSVIMESPNRGPIWMDFRMRDNVNKGFNNATITHVEGFLYEPNQKQIVLKNFRITLTIKALVEYRNDKRYLKIYNLVPSLDLDRWIIWLDGLYKENTDVTVFMNKLVNDNWVEFWNDLQPGLVKAFTDAFTVLLNRVFDNVAYDDMFLPYVDIRMGS, encoded by the exons ATGGACAAGTTGATTTCACTGACTTTCCTGTGTTGGTGTATCCCAGTTATGATCTCGGGAGCAAGCTTAC CCGAAGATGTTGAGAAGTGCCATTTCGGGGACTCAACCTGCCTGGTCAGAAGTATCAATGCATTGATTAAGCACTACCCCAAGGGCATTCCAGAGATAGGACTTCCGCCGCTGGACGCCTACAACTTTCCCGATTCCGTCATTATGGAATCACCCAATCGCGGTCCTATCTGGATGGACTTCCGCATGCGAGACAACGTGAACAAAGGTTTCAATAATGCCACAATCACCCATGTCGAGGGTTTCCTGTACGAGCCCAATCAGAAGCAAATTGTGCTGAAG AACTTCAGGATTACCTTGACCATCAAGGCGTTGGTGGAGTACAGGAATGACAAGCGCTATCTGAAGATTTACAATCTGGTGCCAAGTCTCGACTTGGATCG ATGGATCATATGGTTGGATGGGCTGTACAAGGAGAACACGGATGTGACTGTTTTCATGAATAAGCTGGTCAACGATAACTGGGTGGAGTTCTGGAATGATTTGCAGCCCGGCCTAGTCAAAGCCTTCACCGATGCCTTCACTGTCCTGCTCAACAGGGTTTTCGATAACGTAGCCTACGATGATATGTTTCTTCCTTATGTAGACATTCGGATGGGATCATAG
- the LOC6620073 gene encoding uncharacterized protein LOC6620073, giving the protein MWQLALGLGLIQQLSLAIVVERNMFAYYKVPAAQLLFVQDSDADIDSHSQEISTLNGGQLGDLYYVLQCPPKLDEGIPKARDMQTCSVVDQYRGMWKKPKKPKPKKHFHMVPFRIVLRPLGPPARRRSLKRRKRQEKIDKTPDIITTVERAASLAKLEEVTSPLQFLGRTHKRQKLIKLSADHRKSKRGTSSKALQHMYHRDESYNDHIFYDELQEDGEFHNLGKEKLN; this is encoded by the coding sequence ATGTGGCAGTTGGCATTGGGACTGGGTCTAATCCAGCAGCTGAGTCTAGCCATCGTGGTGGAGCGCAACATGTTCGCCTACTACAAGGTGCCAGCTGCTCAGCTACTTTTCGTCCAAGACTCGGATGCGGACATCGACTCCCACTCCCAAGAAATCAGCACTCTGAATGGAGGACAGCTCGGCGACCTGTACTACGTACTACAGTGTCCACCAAAGCTGGATGAAGGCATTCCCAAGGCGCGCGACATGCAGACCTGCAGCGTGGTGGACCAGTACAGAGGCATGTGGAAAAAACCCAAGAAGCCAAAGCCCAAGAAGCACTTTCACATGGTCCCATTCCGGATAGTGCTGCGTCCATTAGGTCCGCCAGCCAGGAGACGCAGTCTAAAGCGTCGTAAACGCCAGGAAAAAATTGACAAGACTCCGGATATTATAACTACGGTTGAACGGGCCGCTTCCCTAGCGAAGTTGGAAGAGGTGACTAGTCCCCTTCAGTTCCTGGGACGCACCCATAAGCGGCAGAAGCTCATTAAGCTGTCCGCCGACCATCGAAAGTCCAAGCGGGGCACCAGTTCCAAAGCTCTTCAACATATGTACCATCGCGATGAGTCCTACAACGATCATATATTCTACGATGAGCTTCAGGAGGACGGAGAGTTTCACAACCTCGGCAAagaaaaattgaattaa